The proteins below come from a single Triticum aestivum cultivar Chinese Spring chromosome 5D, IWGSC CS RefSeq v2.1, whole genome shotgun sequence genomic window:
- the LOC123126122 gene encoding uncharacterized protein has product MESPPLKLNVGRGEDRISALPDELLLRTLERLALRDAVRAGAVSTRWRHLPHQLSLVALGIRHFRRATLAETMDAFAAALLSVCPPAERHCECQRSYAIKDLRLCFYPSAPHLSSIGRTVEDVLSCGRTESLEFLISLLPGEYTPSQLAEFGQQLMSFSRAYQDAFRCLTRLSLKGLAFGDSDVNDLIRACDKLKCLTLISCRLVHRHSVLKIDTPFSGLQELEFIHFVCRRIELISVPKLSKVNCHWSLKNPPVRFGYVPELCEVSLTRQPKVWKAPFLLSKCLSRSATNLSKLHLNFCHQMIWIQPEQPNQLAVIFSNLTDVGLFCIFPECDLSWTLFILEAAPALQKFHLSRARPCAKVSEEGAEKTNVVWGPSNGFKHFNLKWLEIQGLEEEGKVTNYIRLVMERAVGLKKIVLLGEPPCEDCTDCEIKSQVDEASRRRVKEELAHESSSSVEIIMR; this is encoded by the exons ATGGAATCGCCGCCGCTGAAGCTCAACGTCGGCCGAGGTGAGGACAGAATCAGCGCGCTCCCCGACGAACTCCTCCTCCGGACGCTCGAGCGCCTCGCCCTGCGCGACGCCGTCCGCGCCGGCGCAGTCTCAACGCGGTGGCGGCACCTCCCTCACCAGCTCTCGCTCGTGGCGCTCGGCATCCGCCACTTCCGCCGCGCCACGCTGGCCGAGACCATGGACGCGTTCGCGGCCGCTTTACTCTCCGTGTGCCCTCCGGCCGAGCGCCACTGCGAATGCCAGCGCAGCTATGCCATCAAGGACCTCCGCCTCTGCTTCTACCCTTCGGCCCCTCACCTGAGCTCCATCGGCCGCACCGTTGAGGACGTCCTCAGCTGCGGCAGGACCGAATCCCTCGAATTTCTGATATCCCTGCTGCCCGGGGAATACACTCCCTCGCAGCTCGCCGAGTTCGGGCAGCAATTGATGTCCTTCTCCCGTGCCTACCAGGATGCTTTCCGGTGCCTCACAAGGCTATCCCTCAAGGGCCTTGCTTTCGGGGACTCAGACGTCAACGACCTCATTAGAGCTTGCGATAAGCTCAAGTGCCTCACACTGATATCCTGCAGACTAGTTCATCGCCACTCTGTCCTCAAGATTGACACACCGTTTTCTGGGCTCCAGGAGCTCGAGTTCATCCACTTTGTGTGCAGGAGGATCGAGCTCATCTCTGTCCCCAAGCTCAGTAAAGTGAACTGCCACTGGTCCTTGAAGAACCCTCCGGTTCGCTTCGGCTATGTTCCCGAGCTTTGCGAAGTCAGCCTCACTCGTCAGCCCAAGGTGTGGAAGGCGCCATTCCTGCTGAGCAAGTGCTTGTCAAGGAGTGCAACGAACTTGTCGAAATTGCATCTCAATTTTTGCCACCAAATG ATTTGGATTCAGCCGGAACAACCGAACCAGCTCGCTGTTATATTCAGCAACCTAACGGATGTGGGGCTTTTCTGTATCTTTCCTGAGTGTGATCTGAGCTGGACCCTGTTTATCCTTGAAGCTGCACCTGCCCTGCAGAAGTTTCAT TTATCTCGAGCTCGACCATGCGCCAAAGTGTCCGAGGAAGGTGCGGAGAAGACGAACGTGGTGTGGGGACCATCCAATGGTTTCAAGCACTTCAACTTGAAATGGCTGGAGATTCAAGGGCTCGAGGAGGAAGGCAAGGTCACAAATTATATAAGGCTAGTCATGGAACGAGCTGTGGGGTTGAAGAAAATCGTGCTGCTTGGAGAACCCCCATGCGAGGACTGCACCGACTGTGAAATAAAATCCCAGGTGGATGAAGCAAGCAGACGTCGGGTTAAGGAGGAACTTGCCCATGAATCCTCCTCGTCCGTGGAGATAATAATGCGCTGA